One genomic window of Micropterus dolomieu isolate WLL.071019.BEF.003 ecotype Adirondacks linkage group LG06, ASM2129224v1, whole genome shotgun sequence includes the following:
- the LOC123972446 gene encoding BTB/POZ domain-containing protein 2-like produces MFKEPVEILPNVNYTACATLKGPDSHYGTKGMRKVTHESSSTGTKTCFTFCYAAGNNNGTSVEDGQIPEVIFYT; encoded by the exons ATGTTCAAGGAACCAGTGGAGATATTACCCAACGTCAACTACACTGCCTGTGCTACACTAAAG GGCCCAGATTCTCATTATGGGACTAAGGGAATGCGAAAAGTGACACACGAGTCATCATCCACTGGCACCAAGACGTGTTTCACCTTCTGCTACGCAGCAGGCAACAACAACGGCACTTCTGTAGAGGACGGACAGATTCCTGAGGTCATCTTCTACACATAG